The following coding sequences are from one Pirellulales bacterium window:
- a CDS encoding CDGSH iron-sulfur domain-containing protein yields the protein MLVEGELALLDHQGQAFPLPANKPAIALCRCGHSKNKPFCDGAHKSCGFMAEELAPQKAE from the coding sequence TTGCTGGTCGAAGGCGAATTAGCGCTGCTCGATCACCAAGGTCAGGCTTTTCCACTTCCCGCAAACAAACCTGCCATTGCCTTGTGCCGTTGTGGGCATTCGAAGAACAAACCGTTTTGCGATGGCGCGCATAAATCCTGCGGCTTCATGGCAGAGGAATTGGCGCCGCAGAAAGCAGAATGA